A genomic stretch from Aminivibrio sp. includes:
- the pseC gene encoding UDP-4-amino-4,6-dideoxy-N-acetyl-beta-L-altrosamine transaminase yields the protein MNDRDERFMALALEEAEAAAGRGDVPIAALVVRDGEVLSTGSNRKEKDPTAHAEILALRGAAEAMGSWKLRGCTLYVTVEPCPMCAGALVLARVDRLVYGCADPRAGACGTLYDIVRDSRLNHRCVVRRGVLEGECARLLTNYFLERRKSRFSGGGEERVKEMKFLSYGHQYIDEEDIQAVVGVLRGDWLTQGPSVDAFEKTFAGYVGTRHAVAFANGTAALHGAYFAAGVGPGDEVITSPMTFAATSNAALYLGGTVRFADMDPSTLCLDPKQAREMISSRTKVIAPVSYAGYPADLAAFREAAGECGAVIVEDACHALGARRGKIPVGKEADLTAFSFHPVKHITTGEGGMVTTDSDEYAERLRLFRTHGITKDPSKMEGKPDGPWSTEMQALGFNYRLSDIHAALGLSQMKKLDRFVNRRKEIASLYDGLFSSVPGLEIPPRNEGHAYHLYPLQVPAERRKEFILKLKERSIGGMVHYPPVHLHPYYRKNFGWKQGDFPRAEAFYSREISLPMYYGLTDDDVERVGEEIRRIAEAR from the coding sequence ATGAACGACAGGGATGAACGGTTCATGGCCCTGGCCCTGGAAGAAGCGGAAGCAGCCGCCGGGCGGGGAGACGTTCCCATCGCCGCCCTGGTGGTGCGGGACGGAGAGGTACTTTCCACCGGAAGCAACCGGAAAGAAAAGGATCCGACGGCCCATGCGGAAATCCTTGCCCTTCGGGGAGCGGCGGAGGCCATGGGATCCTGGAAGCTCCGGGGGTGTACCCTTTACGTGACCGTGGAACCCTGTCCCATGTGCGCCGGGGCCCTCGTTCTGGCCAGGGTTGACCGTCTTGTCTACGGATGCGCCGATCCCAGGGCCGGGGCGTGCGGTACCCTGTACGACATCGTCCGCGATTCGAGGCTCAATCACAGGTGCGTTGTCCGAAGGGGAGTTCTGGAGGGGGAGTGCGCCCGGCTCCTCACGAATTATTTCCTTGAACGCAGAAAGAGCCGCTTTTCAGGCGGCGGTGAAGAAAGGGTGAAGGAAATGAAATTTCTGTCCTATGGTCATCAATATATCGATGAAGAAGACATACAGGCCGTTGTCGGGGTGCTCCGGGGTGACTGGCTCACCCAGGGGCCGTCGGTGGACGCTTTTGAAAAAACATTCGCCGGGTATGTGGGGACCCGCCATGCCGTGGCCTTCGCCAACGGCACTGCCGCCCTCCACGGGGCCTATTTCGCGGCAGGAGTGGGACCGGGAGACGAAGTGATCACTTCTCCCATGACCTTTGCGGCTACGAGCAACGCCGCCCTCTATCTCGGGGGGACCGTCCGCTTTGCGGATATGGATCCGTCCACCCTTTGCCTTGATCCTAAACAGGCCAGGGAGATGATTTCTTCCAGGACGAAAGTGATCGCCCCGGTGAGCTACGCGGGCTATCCGGCCGACCTGGCCGCCTTTCGGGAAGCGGCGGGAGAGTGCGGCGCCGTCATCGTCGAGGATGCATGCCATGCCCTCGGCGCGAGGAGAGGAAAGATTCCCGTGGGAAAGGAGGCGGACCTCACCGCCTTCAGCTTTCACCCGGTGAAGCACATCACCACCGGCGAGGGGGGAATGGTCACCACCGATTCTGACGAATATGCCGAACGGCTCCGGCTTTTTCGTACCCACGGCATCACGAAGGACCCGTCGAAAATGGAAGGGAAACCCGACGGGCCATGGTCCACAGAGATGCAGGCTCTCGGCTTCAACTACAGGCTGAGCGATATCCACGCCGCCCTGGGACTGAGCCAGATGAAGAAGCTCGACCGTTTCGTGAACCGAAGAAAGGAGATCGCATCCCTTTACGACGGTCTTTTCTCTTCTGTACCGGGCCTGGAAATCCCTCCCCGCAACGAGGGGCATGCCTATCATCTCTATCCTCTCCAGGTACCGGCGGAACGGCGGAAGGAATTTATCCTGAAACTGAAAGAGAGAAGCATCGGGGGAATGGTTCACTACCCGCCGGTGCATCTCCATCCATACTACAGGAAGAATTTCGGCTGGAAGCAGGGTGATTTTCCCCGGGCGGAGGCCTTCTATTCCAGGGAGATAAGTCTTCCCATGTATTACGGGCTGACAGACGACGACGTAGAACGGGTGGGGGAGGAAATACGCCGCATCGCCGAAGCCAGGTGA
- a CDS encoding OmpH family outer membrane protein: MAVLFVVFTSVVEAAEEKIGVIDSQKIVFQHPKFEAVTKQLQQISKTKENEMKLAVDKETDQNKKAQIFNTKRNELAQEEQRLMQPIFKEAELAVRTVAKIKNVTVVIEKSAVYFGGIDITDDVIQELKKNAAKK; the protein is encoded by the coding sequence ATGGCGGTTCTTTTCGTCGTCTTTACTTCCGTCGTGGAAGCAGCCGAGGAAAAAATCGGCGTGATCGATTCCCAGAAGATCGTTTTCCAGCATCCGAAATTCGAGGCCGTGACGAAGCAGCTTCAGCAGATAAGTAAGACGAAGGAAAACGAGATGAAGCTAGCCGTTGACAAGGAAACCGACCAGAACAAGAAAGCCCAGATTTTCAACACGAAAAGGAACGAGCTTGCCCAGGAAGAGCAGCGGCTCATGCAGCCTATCTTCAAAGAGGCCGAGCTTGCGGTCCGTACCGTTGCGAAGATCAAGAATGTGACCGTGGTCATCGAGAAGTCGGCGGTCTACTTCGGCGGCATCGATATTACCGATGACGTGATCCAGGAGCTCA